The nucleotide sequence CTTTGCACAGATACAGATTCCAGCTCATCCAGCCGGCAGCACATGGCCtctgaagcagagcctggatCGATATCCTGCTTCAACGAGGGACACTCGTCTACTGCGCACGTGTCTGATAACAATGGCGCCCTAAAACCAAACTGTTCTCCTGCAGCAAGCAGCGTTTTATGCTCATATAGCCGAGCAAGGCCAGTAAGTTGCTGGGTGATGGTTGCTAGGCCACCGACGGTTTCTGTCTCAAACGAGTCCTTTCATTCGAAATCCTTGAAGGGGTTCAATGAGAAACTTTAGTTCAGATCTCAATGGAAACCTGGAGTTAGAACGGTTCTGAGATTTCATGTGGCAGCAGAACACGCTTCACAATTAGCAGCTTTAGGCTCACGCCTCTAACAACTATCCTGATGAGACTGTGGAGTTAGATTTAGTCTGAGCCTCGCAGCGATCAGGGCTGAAAATATAACCCATTCAAACCCCACTGATGAACTGATTTACACAGAGGCATGAAAGACTGAGACAACTGGCATCACTTTACTATTTCCCGTAGGTTGTGGACATCGTTTACTCCGATCAACAATCTCATGAAGTGTTTAATCGATTTTATCTATTGCAAAAAGAATAATTGACCACAACACCCCCCTCATGAGCCCATCAGTGATATCACAAGCACCAGAGAAAAAAGGGACACATTTCTGCTTGTCTATATTATTACATGCCAGTTTGATCCCAGGTATCAGATTTAGAGTCCTAATTATCGGCGGGTGTTGAATGGGAACGTAGGGCTGCATTTTATTAGGCCGGGTTTTGAAAACATGCTGCTCGTTTTCACGTATCTAACCTGAAAATCTGTACAGTACACTGTGCTCATTATTTTGTCAATGAAATAAGTCTAGGGTTTCCTGGGCAATCTAAGTGTTTCGCACACTTTACAGTAACATCCAGCGAAActgtaaagaaaacaaagatcgTACTGGCTGCTGCAGATTCCCATCCGCTTGTGTCGAGATCTGCTTTACTCACTGTGGCCAGACATCCCCATATGGAGAGAAAATGGACTCATAGTATCTCTCTGCGTGTAATACTGGACCTGTAACCTATTCTGAGTCCATTTTCTCTCCCTATCCCCAGCTGGAAGTCTATATATACACGTTTTACGACATTTAAAACCCAAAGTTTGTGAAGCATTAGAGCTCGATCTGGACGTTTTGCGAACGCACGATTACCCGGAACATGTCATCACGACAGAAAAGCGTCACATTAGCGCCTCACCAGGCTGCTCCGTTTCTGGGGGACTGTAGCTGTACGTATAGACTTATACGTGCgttcagaaaaacaaatgatagaGCAAATGCGTTATAGATGACTCAAGGGAGAGCGGCTTTCTTAACTGAGTTAAAGGTGCAAAATATCTGATCATGTCAAGAAATACTGAGGAGACTGCTGTCAGGAATGTTGTTGGTGAGAGAAGTGCTACACAGTCATGACTGTATACTTTGTAATACTGATTAAATATATGGCTAAAGAGTATTCAAGGCTACACATGGAAATTactttaatgacattttggACTAGATTCAGTATCAGTAAACTTCTGTTCCTAAAACAGAATGAAATTGGAGACACTGAGACTCTGCTATGAGAATGGTGGGtcaaaaactataaaaattaccaaaaaaatacatgcGTGTATTAATAAATCAACAactcttaaaatgttttggtctgtAAAAGGAATCAACCATTTACTTAGATGCATTTAGCAAGTCAGGGACATGCAATTTGATGCCTAAATTGGGATATTCTCCCGTTTTTATAATTTCCAGTTTGACTAGATTCAAACGTTcctagaaaaaaagaggaaattgcCAAATTTAGAATGGGCAGGTCCCACCTGAAAGAAACTGGAAATCGGTATTGgcctgatcggtgcatctccaGTCCTGATCAATCCGGATATTACGCAGAAAACAATTAaacgtagaaaaaaaaaaaaacgcctaaAATGTCTAAATCCAAGAGAAGATTTCCAGGAAGGTGAACATAaagaagcagagaaaacatcaaCAAGTCCCTGACAGGTCACACATACCAGTGTTGTATTcattaaagaaagaaacatgAATAACATCCCAGTGACCCGTTTATTATAAAACCCAGTTGCTTAACGAATCGCACACAGCGTCCGCCATCATATAAGTGATAACTACCACTTTGGTGCAGAGGCTCGCTTTGTACACACAATGCTACGCGTCTCCTGGGTGCGTGCACACACGCACCCAGGCGCACTCTGCATGCTGCAACTCCCACGCAGCAGCTTTGTGTTGAAGGGCATGAACGGAGCAGTTATCCAAAATAACAGACGGACCAGAATGCAGCATGgcacacatttaaaacacgGCGGATTCACTCAGCGCGCGTGGGGTCGTTGCGTAACAAAGAGCAAAGCAGTTCAAGCGTAGCTCACTGCCACTTGATTGCCTCTAGTTTCTAGATGACACACTTCAGCTCTCTATATCCACCACCTGCGGATATGTGAATCAGAAATCCTTACTGGTTCGCTGCAAATATTCCTCTAGACTAGTCATGCCCAAAGTGcagcccgggggccatttgtggcccctgtactgattctGGGTGCCCCCCCTGCTGTATTTCAAGAAAGACTTGGTCCATGTGGCtaatgcagatggaagattttagtttttaattacgGCAAAATTATTTATGGAAAGTTAAAATCCTAGAATTGAAAATGTTACGTACCACAGGGATAGTTGGGGTTGGATggggtttttaaaaatataaaaatgttgaattgcTGTGTGGTTCTTGTTATATTGTACACGGTCAAAGGAATTGTAATAACTGCTTGAACTCTACAATCTGAATGGCATTGTACATCTgttttaacaacaataaaaatatgtttaaaaaagaaaatgttacgtacaaatattcatcttttaataaacacacttggTATTCTCTTTAACTTCACAGAACCATCTGTCCAGTGACATTTAATTACTGAAATGCAGATTTTAGTgctttaaaatctgcttttgaattcaattatgaAAACTGGCtcattacagcaagtgttttcaaagaacaaccgacccaaatactgttcttatattgctacaccaaaaaaaaaagagttcagtttattattgttaaagagtcaaatttaaTTATTCAGAATAATTCGCAAACTGGAagaccatcttttaatatgacaaacGAGCAAAGacccttttttaaattctgGATCTACAATGAGTTTCACATTCATTTCCGTcaaaaaatctgactaattatttaaaattatcatattttgtaaagcaggttaaaaatTAACTGAATTTTTCTGGTTTACAAAAGGGTCAAAGGCTtaacttgacaattttggcccatgtaccgaaaagtttggacacccctgctttgGTTGGACTGAAGGAAATGTCTCTCGCTTGCTCTTATCTCTGGATGAGATATAAATCATCACTTGCATACAAACCCTGCAGCAGACACGCccttttattattctttgtCCCTAGCAAGAAATGTTCTCTCCTGATGCCGTTAATCAACTGGactgcacacattttttttaaataaattcatttattttatgaattATTACAGTAAGTTACAGTAAGTTAAGACAATTTAGAAGTTTGAAGAGTAACTACAACGCTGCTGGGAACCGTGAGGCGGGTAATGCCGTGCGGCCAGGCGTTCACTGGGCTGCGTGGGAGATGGTGGTCTGGAAGGCGAAGGTGATGTGGCTTCGTGCGCGGTCCAGGTACGGGTCCGAGTAGGTGGGCGTGTCACCGGCGAAGTGTCTCCACTGCATGAGCTCGGACATGCTGAGGTGCTTCTGTGCCGCCCCCCTGACGCCCTGACGACCCAGCTGGCAGGGCCTGTCAGAGGCCTCctccgccgcctcctcctcctcctcctccacgtctgaggaagaagagaagaGCGAGGGAACGCGTTTGACAAGCTGTGAACCTGCAAGCTCTTAAAAGTATTCATGCTcctaaaacgttttttttgcattttggtaCAAACACGTCTGATTTGGACCTTTGGGTATCAAGCAGCACAGACGGGTGAGGGGTTTCAATACTGTTTCACAGAAAAATCTTAAAGGTGTGACACACATTAGCATTCGCCACCCCCCATGAACCCAGTCTTGAGTCGTTTGTGGCCTTTACCAGCTTTTGTTTAACACTTTCCTGTATTTATCAATCTTCCCACAGCTGAGCAGCTTTCCTGCTTatagcctccccacagcatgatgctgccaccaccatgtctcagGAGCTATGGGTACAAGCGAAACATTCCCTAAttggatgtgaaaaaaaaacaagccaaataCATTGTTTATATGGAaacatcacactgcaaaaatgggtctaaaaataagtaaaatgttctttaaagttagtgtatttgtccttgatttgagcaggtaaataagattatctgccaatggaatgagtatttttacccctaaaataagttaattagacatcctgcacttgaaataagatgatggagatgagttgttccaattttaagtgcaaaaatcttatttcattggcaaattatcttatttacctgctcaaatcaaggacaaatacactaattttaagaacattttacatatttttagttcagtttttgcagtgctacTAATACGATCATGACATGTGTTTGCATGCAGCAGGCTTCATTCACAATAGAAGCACTCTTACATGCGCAGAGTTGTCAGAATTccctaaagaaaacaaaaaaacaaacacagagcaCTTTCGtctgtgctgaaaaaaaaaactaaccaaCGCTGAAGTGTGTTTGTTTGGCGTCTTCTGAGCGCCCAGAACGGACCATCGTTCTCTCTTTTAAGATAAACACGCTGTTGGTCTTACTGCGCTCCAGGATGCCAAACATGGGGCAACACGTGCAGAGTCAGGGCAGTCTGCCATAACCCCGCTGACACGGCAGCAATAAGCGTTTAGATGAGCGCTGTTCGGATTAAAGATCCTCATAAACCACCCGTGTAATCCGGAATACCCGTTCATTACGACTGGGCTCAATCCAGCCGTAATGTTTATTCCACTTATGTCcatggaaacacagctactgtgGTGAAGTGCAGACAGTTTTCCACCATAATGTTGTGAATGTAAACAATAATCAGTCTAAAGACTTCTTATGGCGTTCTTTCACAACCGTGCTGCTCTGCCATAAAGGCAGGTTTGTGGAGTCCACTGCCGACAGGTTTAATGatcagattctcccacctgagctgtggacgtctgcagctcttccagagttaccAGGCGCCTCTGCTTGTGCAGCCTAtaaactttctccctgacccgtctgctgtgttgATGCTGTTCGTTCACCAGTGAACCTGTGTGGTCCTCGCAGACTTAAAATCCCGAATTACACTCAGAGGttgatagaattatttttactatttactattatttactattttctattatttactatgttcattgcatttatcctGTATATGCTCTTCACTACTAAgaatttttaaggttttagttattcagaaattaaagtgtattttataTGACTGATCTCTCACTACGTTAGTTTATTGTGTTAATCATATATTTGCTGGAATATATAGACCAGTGATTACCATTTTATAGTAAATCAATACCACATATGTGTATTgatttactctctctctctcttattgttgcagaaggcctgcagaaagcagagaaatttgTTGTGACGATAAATAGGTGTTTTGAACTCTATTgtagccatctggagtgcttgGTACTGCTTGGTATTATTTCGAAGGTCACAGAGTGTTTTGCTTATCCTTACCCCCTAGCTTGACAAATGTAACCAGGGTTTCCTAAATAAAAGAGACGAGGCGACGGAGTTGCTTTAGATCGAATTTGaagatctgtattaagcatctctgTTCGTTCTCCTTGCGAGATTTTTGAAAACTaacctcattgttgtctctccttcttgtgttgttaatgaatgttttaggtgtttgaacctgacagaGGTGGACTCTGTTTTCTAACTAGATGATCACAGGAAGGATCAACCATTGAGATATGTAGAGAGAAAAGGGCTTAATGTAAacgcaaaacaacaacaacacacatttTCCTCCCACCTCATGACTACGAGCTGCTTTATGTTGGtgaactactttttttttatttgagggGCGTACCGTTGGCCGACCCGTCCATGCTGCAGCTACAGTCCAGCAGATCGTGAGTCAAGCACGGCGTCTCCGTCAGGCTGAAGAGGTCTCGCAGCTCGCTGGCGGAGAAACTCGTGTGCTCTGCCGCTTTCCCGAGGTCGACCACGGTCCCCGACAGCCCCTGTTTGGACACCTGCCTCTGAAAGATGCGCTCCTCGATAGTGCCTGACGGGACATGAGACGGGTTTGCACGTAAAACGTCACGTCGGTGAGGAGCTTATAAACAAACACCCTGATTAGAAGCacgtctgcactgcaaaaacggaactaaaaataagtaaaatgttcttaaaatgagtgtatttgtccttgatttgagcaggtaaataagataataataagataatttgccaatgaaataaggtttttgcacttaaaataggaacaattcatctccatcatcttatttcaagtgcaggatgtctaattaacttattttaggggttaaaatactcattccattggcagatacacttatttacctgctcaaatcaaggacaaatacactaactttaaagaacattttacttatttttagatccgtttttgcagtgtgtgattCTTGCCTGCAGTGAGGAGACGGTAAATGTGCACAGCCTTTTTCTGCCCGTCCCTCCACACCCGAGCCATGGCCTGAGGACAGAGAACGCAGCTGAAAGCAGAGCGCCACCTGGTGGCCAGAAACACGCCTCACTGTTGCCCACGAATCATTGGCGGAGGTCGTCTCCTGGTTATTTGCAAAGCCCCCCAAACGCTGGTTTTGTTCAGACCTCACCTGAATGTCATTGGCGGGGTTCCAGTCGATGTCGTACAGCACCAGGTGGGACGCGCCGATCAGATTGAGTCCCACCCCGCCTGCCTTTGAGCTCAGCAGGAACAGGAAGCTCTGAGAGTAAGGGCTGTTGAAGCCGTCGACCAGTCGCTGCCGCTGGTTCGTGGGCGTCTGGCCGTCCAGCCGACAGTACGAGTAGCCGGCGAGGACGCACAGCTCCTGGAGCAGGTCCAGGGTCTGCGTGTAGTTTGACACCAGGACCACCCTGTAGGAACACGTTTCTGTGAGGAAACGCCAGAGATGCTCAGGTGAGAGACGAGCCTCCACGCACCTGTCTGAAGGGCTGAGCTGTCTGATGGCGCTCAGCAGGTCGGAGAGGACCAAAAGCTTTCCGGAGTCGGAGGCGCTGAATCGGGACGGAGAAAAGGATTCTGGGAAGAGATCTGCGAGGCCCTCGTATAACGAACTCTCCTCAGAAACGCGGTCCGCTCGCTCCTGCAGGAAGAACGACACCGTTCAGCCAGATCCACCGACACGCTAACGACGGCGGGCTAAGAGTCGATTAAAACGCCGGATTCTTGGCTGAAAACAGAGGCTCCAACAAGGGAAGATTGGGTTGAAGCGatgcaaaatatttatataatggAAAGGCTAACTTTTCCCTTTTAGATTAGAATCTGGCAAGTTTAAGAAACATTGGGAAAACTGGGTAAAATTCAGATCACCAGTGAGATCAGATTTTGTCATGTGTCAAAATTAGGGTTGAGAACCTCTTAGTGCTATACAGTTATTGTTGTtctatagtttttttgtttttttttaaagtgtatttcTATGGAAGTAGACATTTGTAGATATATCCATGAATAAAGAGGAGgggaagggattttttttcacatgaaggTACGCGAGTTAAGATAAAATGGTAAGATTACCAAGAGTATAATTGTCACCTAGCGCATGCTTGGAATGTTGTGAATTTAATTTGTTAAGTCTATGTCGCAAATGGATGTGATGGATGTATAAAATctttgaaatgctatttaaaacgCCGGATTCCCCCTCCCGTCTGACGTGTAGGGGAAACGTGACCTTGGCGGCGGCGTACAGCAGACCAGGATGGTTGCAGAGCTTCTTCAGCGCCGTGATGCAGGCCAGGTGTGCGCTGCCTTGTGTGTAGCCCTGCAGGCAGGCCCTGAAGACGCGGTGGCACAGCAGGTGCCTgtacagctgctgctgcagtgggGACGGCATGCAGAACAACGTCCAGTCCAGACGAGGCGGCAGGTAGCGGTTGATGATCTCCTGCGTCCGCCTCAGCGTGAACATGCCGGTGAGACGGGAGAGTTCAGCAGCGCGCTCTTCCCCTAGAACCCGTTCGTCCTGCAGAGGCAGAGAGAAGACGCCGGATGAAGTCGTTCCTGCTCCATAAGGGCGACAAACGGCAAcgcatttcatttaaaaacgcCATCTTTTAGATTTAGACTCACATTTCGAGAATCCTCAGGCACTTTGGGCTAGATTTTTACGTTTACGGTGAAATTATGGCAGCACTTTCGGCAATAATCTAAATTTAACCCTCCAAAACTGTGAGGAAacgaacggatggatggattccaGGTTGTTATCAACAGATGAAATGATAAACACAAATTTGCGACCTGCTAACTACAGAGTGGAGTAAAAAAATCCCAGGGTTCCCTCTGGTTATCGTGAAGGTTTTAGGGGTACCTCGGTGTAAAAGCAGCTGCAGTTTCCTCAGCCATACGGTTCCTCTCAACAATCTGTGTAATCTGTCTATAAATACTAACATTCCCATATATTCCAGATTGCAGTAAGAAATAACGGTAAACGTCAGCAGGGATGGCGTTACCTCGGTGCAGGATGGCTGCCTGGAGCGCAGGATCGGTTCTTCATACACTTTTCTATAAGCAGTCGTGGAACCGAGGATTCCTGGGTTAACGAACTCTATGATGGCGTAGAACTCCTGCAGGTCGTTCTGTACCGGCGTGCCTTAACGACCCCAAAGGATAAAAAGGTCAATTAAAACCGCTGCAAAAAGTCGCTCTGGTCCGAAGGTCTCCGTTCCGGCGAGCACCTGTGAGAATGACTCTGCGATTACAGCGGAGGCTGCTGAGGGCCGAGGACGTTTTGATGCTGCTGTTCTTCAGTCTGTGACCCTCGTCGCAGATTATGAGACCAAACTCCACTTTCTGgatctgaaaagaaaaaggatagCTGTGACATACAGACAACTTTCAGCATGTGATAAAAATTATTTGATGTTAATTTTGTAAAGCTATGCTTAAATAATATAGGCAGAGCTGTAGGCAGAAAAACAGCTATTAACTTATTAATAGTTAATTAATGCCACGTTTCAGTAGGgttgggcgataaatcgatttaatcgattgattcgaatttacaattctttaagatttcatttttgaaaaatctggattttattttgccaatacactcattgggtttccatgaagagagcatgtgatgctgaatatatgtttagccaaatgtattgtcaaaatattgttaagtggaaacttttttttttaccataatacgaggtacttcatgtacttatttacttttttttaacttagtttgcagttcacaagtgcagtgaagcctgttcttagctcaatgtgtaataccactagcagcaaatgttttgttatattttcattgtttataatggcacggctgccatcttgttttacaagcatgtttcacagcttgtttttagttgcactttgaatccaggtcaactccctgacgaaatacttaacataaaaagcaaggttttaaaataatttctttaatttctttttatgaaacaaaaaggaggaaaaaaaattgattaatcggatttggtatgataaaatctgagatttatttttttaatccatatcgcccagccctacgtTTGTGTTTAATCTTAATCACTATGACGCCTTTTAAAACTTTCAGCTTGAAGAAGGAGAGAAAGCAAAAGTGAGACTGTAGATATCCAGGTAGTAAAAGCTAGCAGAACATTTCCAAGCGgcttattcaattcaattaaattttacttatatagcgccaattcatgaaacatgtcatctcaaggcactttacaaagtcaagttcaatcatattatacagattggtcaaaaatgtcctatataaggaaaccagttgattgcatcaaagtcccgacaagcagcattcactcctggagaagcgtagagctacagggagagtcgtctgcattgtccatggctttgcagcaatccctcatactgagcaagcatgaagcgacagtggaaagaaaaaccacccaatagcgggaaggaaaaacctccagcagaaccgggctcagtccTGTTGATCAGACTGATAGAGTAGACATATAGATTCCCGTATAGTGTCAGGGCAAACCTGCCGTACGAGAGGAAAATCCAGGGACTTTGTTTTTCGTTTAATTGAAGGGATGACCGACCTCGTCTTGCCAAGGCAACAAAAAGTTTGTTGTAGAAAGACAAAAATGGCAAAAGGTAGAAAGAGAATCAAAGACCCAGCGAGCCGGTCTCCACCAAAATGCAGCACCCCCACCCAAAGACAGCTACTGCCAAGGAGCCGACAGCACTGGGTGTAGCGTCTTTATCTGTGGATGCACCGTACCTGCTCCAGGCAACGCAGCAGCATTTCATAGCTGATCACAAGAACACTGTGTAGAGGGGACGCCAAAAACTCCTCTATCCTGTGGTCCTGAACAGAAGACAGCAACATCAGGCGTTAATGATTCAGAACAAGTGGGCCAAGAAATAAATGATGTCCTTTGAATAAAATCGATTGAAGAttgaacagaaaacagaataaagtaCTTTTACCTTTTATTCTAGGATAACTGCTTTGAGTGTTTTTGTAACCAATTGGGTTTTTAGTGGCGCCAATCAGTTCTTTAGGCCAGAGGCCTTCAGGGCTCACTGTCCTGCGTGTTTTTaggtgtgtctctgctccagcacacctgaatcaaaggGTTTcatgacctcctcagcagccataAAGGGCTGCAGAGGCCCGTTAATCACCTATTTATTTAAGTCGGTTGTTTTGAGGCGGGGAAAAACCTCAAACACGCAGGATACTGGGGGTGAAGAGCTTAGACCACTCATCGGCACTCAACACGCTAACGTACGACCATCTCCCTGTACGGATagcaaactgcaaaaacagaacttaaaataagtaaaaatttcttgaaattcgTGCGTTTGTggttgatttgagcaggtaaataatattatctgccaatgaaatgattattttgacccctagaaataagataattagatatactgcacttgaaataagatgatggagatgagttgttcctattttaagtgcaaaaatcttgttcctttggcaaattgtcttatttacctgctcaaatcaaggataaatgcactcatttaaaaaaaatatgt is from Fundulus heteroclitus isolate FHET01 chromosome 3, MU-UCD_Fhet_4.1, whole genome shotgun sequence and encodes:
- the rad54b gene encoding DNA repair and recombination protein RAD54B translates to MRRSGAPSQLFGNAVKKPRFVPPGASASSPAAESKPLASKYGLGNALEKIQRSPPTPAVNKPACGVQAQPGQAAPGLSKALARVLSATESKENVDETKNQDSNEGYTEEVNLSGVNGSPRWTHGSPQTPQAPAGSDSGCGQDGARYFSVVWCKASKKKHKRWEGDAVLVARGRSVVLKDMEGKDIGKGSGYKVSELASLSEGETLMIGGKQIEVMGVISAEDFAKGRCFQEVQTDHAEVCAKADPPPSRRFSSKPFCPPTALGRSGLPNNKPQVEQTSKPRHDPLAPGALVMPRPSSNHQWLHNQSGLPVVDVVVDPHLTTHLRPHQRDGILFLYECVMGMRAVGRHGAILADEMGLGKTLQSVALCWTLLKQGPYGGKPVTKRVLVVTPGSLVQNWGAEFTKWLGRERISVFTVDQDHRIEEFLASPLHSVLVISYEMLLRCLEQIQKVEFGLIICDEGHRLKNSSIKTSSALSSLRCNRRVILTGTPVQNDLQEFYAIIEFVNPGILGSTTAYRKVYEEPILRSRQPSCTEDERVLGEERAAELSRLTGMFTLRRTQEIINRYLPPRLDWTLFCMPSPLQQQLYRHLLCHRVFRACLQGYTQGSAHLACITALKKLCNHPGLLYAAAKERADRVSEESSLYEGLADLFPESFSPSRFSASDSGKLLVLSDLLSAIRQLSPSDRVVLVSNYTQTLDLLQELCVLAGYSYCRLDGQTPTNQRQRLVDGFNSPYSQSFLFLLSSKAGGVGLNLIGASHLVLYDIDWNPANDIQAMARVWRDGQKKAVHIYRLLTAGTIEERIFQRQVSKQGLSGTVVDLGKAAEHTSFSASELRDLFSLTETPCLTHDLLDCSCSMDGSANDVEEEEEEAAEEASDRPCQLGRQGVRGAAQKHLSMSELMQWRHFAGDTPTYSDPYLDRARSHITFAFQTTISHAAQ